The Leishmania braziliensis MHOM/BR/75/M2904 complete genome, chromosome 25 genome includes a region encoding these proteins:
- a CDS encoding putative helicase-like protein, whose translation MAATASSESTHRDVAPLKRPRETAVAAPSSSAPPEPALDAPAAKRLLTRRAASEDDDDELTLLLGSQKARQVRETDATMQDVARAQQTPSPPLSPSWPGHRGGATVEASSGACAVSSLPWQTPSSATRETIARHFQRQFEWELHHSTELFDAFEPFFKDRALNRIAADDELRPVLHAALPVITSETVGALPGCTLRSYQMEGVQFLLSHFHRGMSAILGDDMGLGKTAQVSAFLHSLKLLHNIDGPHLIVAPLSTLTNWTRELARWAPQLRVVKYHGERRTRAATSAGRHNRHAVFVTTPALLHLDKRVFRKRAWVTVVVDEAHVLKAHDTAITSASRKLTACYRVAVTGTPVHNNVQEVWSLMSFLYPWLMAAYDPGVRDPVRQAEECAKVLQYIMLRRTKADMELGIPPRVDEPLTKLVPTYVQLQLLSLLTAHALQESSSGHQLHGHLSHQRAVCNHPLALRLLADKGRTNGSQEPIEKRMRAAGVPMDAAHLIDPSAKMRYLDTLLPQLKAQGHRCLIFSNFTTTLDLLEAVCQLRGHSYERLDGSCNRVERELAMLRYNHPASSCFLFLVTTTAGGVGVTLTGADTVILFDAHFNPQLDRQAADRAHRIGQTRVVRVYRLCLQGTIEEHIRDIAARKAYLGDFIVEGGQRHGARGRGRFTTNDDADTPRITADDIREVLHRFEEKHRAKQQADGSPISSSTLLRSSDEADGSSSSGSGSLSAEDAMVKDLLHVEANRLRGSAAAAVMRGGGGGGGALASPPKQTHRCFCCGDVMHPMEPLLHCTACPKAYHAACIGKRPPRSGEAVKRLWSCPRHECFSCGKQQAADGAIFMCDTCPRSFCFDCLDPRYLEMDASGARLLHIRDTYAGMEEEEVKPKRSCYYVTCLRCCGLLSSSSSSAADDTDETDDDNDDAGGYNTAAVVDSDGLEIADDDSDVSVEDDGNCRNNLGPLSLMEGESRCGRQPEEEDE comes from the coding sequence ATGGCCGCCACTGCTTCGTCGGAAAGCACACACCGAGATGTGGCGCCGTTGAAGAGACCTCGTGagacggcagtggcggcgccgtcctCTTCAGCTCCGCCTGAGCCGGCGCTGGACGCGCCGGCGGCAAAGCGACTCCTCActcgccgcgccgcctcggaggacgacgatgatgagctcacgctgctgctgggctcGCAGAAGGCGAGGCAGGTGCGGGAGACGGATGCCACAATGCAGGACGTggcacgcgcgcagcagactccctcgccgccgctgtcgccgtcgtGGCCCGGGCATAGAGGTGGCGCCACCGTGGAAGCCTCcagcggtgcgtgtgcggtgAGCAGCCTCCCCTGGCAGACGCCGTCCTCAGCAACGCGAGAGACCATCGCACGTCACTTCCAACGCCAGTTCGAGTGGGAGCTGCACCACAGCACCGAGCTTTTCGACGCCTTCGAGCCCTTCTTCAAGGACCGTGCGCTGAaccgcatcgccgccgacgaTGAGTTGCGGCCGGTGCTGCACGCCGCACTGCCCGTCATTACGAGCGAGACGGTGGGGGCCCTGCCGGGGTGCACCCTGCGCTCCTATCAGATGGAGGGCGTCCAGTTTCTTCTGAGCCACTTCCATCGCGGCATGTCAGCGATCCTCGGTGATGACATGGGCCTTGGCAAGACGGCGCAGGTGTCCGCCTTCTTGCACTCCctgaagctgctgcacaacATCGACGGCCCACACCTCATTGtggcccctctctccaccctgACAAACTGGACCCGTGAACTGGCACGGTGGGCACCACAGCTGCGGGTGGTGAAGTACCACGGCGAGCGCCGCAcccgcgccgccaccagcgccggcCGCCACAACCGCCACGCCGTGTTTGTGAcgacgccggcgctgcttcacctcGACAAGCGCGTCTTCCGCAAGCGGGCATGGGTGACGGTTGTAGTGGATGAGGCGCATGTTCTCAAGGCACATGACACGGCCATCACGTCCGCGTCACGGAAACTCACGGCGTGCTACcgggtggcggtgacgggCACGCCGGTGCACAACAATGTGCAGGAAGTGTGGAGCCTTATGAGCTTTCTCTACCCCTGGCTCATGGCGGCCTACGACCCAGGCGTGCGAGACCCGGTGCGTCAAGCAGAGGAGTGTGCCAAGGTGCTGCAGTATATcatgctgcgccgcaccaaGGCAGACATGGAGCTCGGCATCCCGCCTCGCGTAGACGAGCCGCTGACGAAGCTGGTGCCGACCTACGTACAGCTACAATTGCTCTCCCTGCTGACGGCACATGCTCTGCAGGAGAGTAGCAGTGGCCATCAGCTGCATGGCCACCTCAGCCACCAGAGGGCTGTGTGCAACCacccgctggcgctgcgcctgtTGGCGGACAAGGGGCGCACGAACGGGTCACAGGAGCCGATCGAGAAGCGCATGCGAGCCGCCGGAGTGCCCATGGATGCGGCGCACCTCATAGACCCCAGCGCCAAGATGCGCTATCTCGACacactgctgccgcagctgaagGCACAAGGACATCGATGCCTGATCTTCTCAAACTTCACAACAACACTGGATCTGCTCGAGGCTGTGTGTCAGCTGCGCGGCCACAGCTACGAGCGACTGGACGGCAGCTGCAACCGCGTCGAACGGGAGCTGGCGATGCTGCGCTACAATCACCCCGCATCCTCgtgctttctttttttggtcaccaccactgcaggcggcgtcggcgtcacCCTCACCGGCGCTGACACCGTAATTCTCTTCGACGCGCACTTCAACCCGCAGCTGGACCGGCAGGCAGCGGACCGGGCGCACCGCATCGGTCAAACACGtgtcgtgcgtgtgtatcgCTTGTGTCTGCAGGGCACCATCGAGGAGCACATCCGCGACATTGCGGCTCGGAAGGCGTACCTTGGCGACTTCATCGTCGAAGGAGGCCAGCGTCACGGTGCGCGTGGGCGTGGCCGCTTTACAACcaacgacgacgccgacACCCCACGCATAACCGCTGACGACATTCGTGAAGTGCTTCACCGGTTCGAAGAAAAGCACCgcgcgaagcagcaggcGGACGGATCGCCTATTTCTTCTTCGACTCTTCTGCGCTCCTCCGACGAGGCggatggcagcagcagtagcggtAGCGGTAGCCTATCCGCGGAAGACGCTATGGTGAAGGACCTGCTGCATGTGGAAGCGAACAGGCTGCGCGGttctgcggcggctgcggtaatgcgcggcggtggcggcggtggcggcgcactggCCTCACCGCCCAAGCAGACGCACCGCTGCTTCTGTTGTGGGGATGTCATGCATCCCATGGAGCCGCTACTGCACTGCACGGCGTGCCCCAAGGCTTACCACGCCGCCTGTATCGGCAAGCGGCCGCCGAGGTCGGGAGAGGCGGTGAAGCGCCTCTGGTCGTGCCCGCGGCATGAGTGCTTTTCGTGTGGCAAGCAGCAGGCCGCCGACGGCGCCATCTTCATGTGTGACACGTGCCCTCGCTCCTTCTGCTTTGATTGCCTAGACCCGCGCTACCTGGAGATGGACGCGTCCGGGGCCCGACTGCTGCACATCCGCGACACCTACGCTGGAatggaagaagaggaggtgaaaCCAAAGCGGTCGTGCTACTACGTGACGTGCTTGCGGTGTTGTGgactgctctcctcctcgtcgagcTCTGCTGCGGACGACACGGACGAAACTGATGATGATAATGACGATGCTGGTGGCTACAACACGGCTGCCGTGGTGGACAGCGATGGTTTGGAAATTGCTGACGACGACAGTGATGTCAGTGTAGAGGACGACGGCAACTGTCGGAATAACCTTGGGCCCCTCTCACTaatggagggagagagcagatGTGGCAGACAgccagaggaggaggatgagtaG